In Triticum urartu cultivar G1812 chromosome 6, Tu2.1, whole genome shotgun sequence, the following proteins share a genomic window:
- the LOC125513614 gene encoding adenine phosphoribosyltransferase 2-like yields the protein MGEEANCDAVMEAGNGNGNGKAKENGHATAVVAMPDVKAKAEDAVVAPGDPRLQGISDAIRVVPHFPKQGIMFNDITTLLLRPGVFKDALDMFVERYRGMGIAAVAGIEARGFIFGPAIALAIGAKFIPLRKPKKLPGEVISETYVLEYGTDCLEMHVGAIEPRERVLIVDDLVATGGTLCAAINLLERAGADVVECACLIGLPKFKDFYKLNGKPVYVLVESLEYEK from the exons ATGGGCGAGGAGGCCAATTGCGACGCCGTGATGGAGGCCGGCAACGGCAACGGCAACGGCAAGGCCAAGGAGAACGGCCACGCCACAGCCGTTGTGGCCATGCCGGACGTCAAGGCCAAGGCCGAGGACGCCGTGGTGGCGCCGGGCGACCCCCGCCTGCAGGGCATCTCCGACGCCATCCGCGTCGTCCCGCACTTCCCCAAGCAAG GCATCATGTTCAACGACATCACGACGCTCCTGCTGCGGCCCGGGGTGTTCAAGGACGCCCTGGACATGTTCGTGGAGCGCTACCGCGGCATGGgcatcgccgccgtcgccg GGATTGAGGCGAGAGGATTTATATTTGGCCCCGCGATTGCACTAGCCATCGGTGCCAAGTTCATTCCGTTGCGCAAGCCTAAGAAACTCCCAG gtgaggtgatttctgAGACCTATGTTCTCGAATACGGAACTGATTGTCTGGAGATGCATGTTGGTGCTATCGAACCCCGTGAGCGTGTTTTGATAGTTGATGATCTGGTTGCAACTGGTGGGACACTTTGTGCTGCTATAAATCTTCTGG AACGTGCTGGAGCTGATGTCGTTGAGTGTGCTTGTCTCATTGGGCTCCCTAAATTTAAG GATTTTTACAAGCTCAACGGGAAGCCTGTCTATGTACTGGTGGAGTCTCTGGAATATGAAAAATAA